TGAACCATCGCAATGACTGGTCTGATCCCCGGGAAAAGCTGGGCGAATTTTGTCATATCAGTCTCCTTGCTCCGCCGGCCACAAGCGGCGATCTGGCGGAAATGGGTTAGAGGGTTGAAGAAAGGGCGCTCAGGTCTTCCGACGCTCAAGCAGCCAGAAGAAGAAAACGGTGATCACCAGGATGATCAGCAAAAGCAGGAAGGCGGCCGCGCTGCCCTCATTGACCTGAAGCCCCTGGAACGCGCGCTTATATGCAAAGAAGGACAGCAGTTCGGTCGAAACCCCAGGGCCGCCCTTGGTCAGCACATAGATCAGATCATAGGTGCGGAATTCATTGATCAGCTGGATCACGATGGCGATGGCCGAGACGGGGCGCAGAAGCGGCAGCGTGATATACCAGAACTGTTGGAACGGCCCGGCCCCATCAACTTCGGCGGCTTCATAAGGTTCGCGCGGCAGCGAGGCGAGGCCTGCGGAAAGCAGCAGCACGACGAAGGAGGTCTGCTGCCAGATATCGATTGAGATCAGCGTGGAAAGCGCGAGGGAGCTGTCGCCAAGCCAGTCGATCATCGGCAGGCCCATCGCCGCCAGGCTCTGGTTGATAATGCCGAGATTGGGCTGCAAAAGCATCCGCCAGATCAAAGCAACCGCCACCGGCGACATCGCCATAGGCAGAGTGAGAATTGCGAAGTAGAAGCCTCGCATCGCGAACACCTGGCGCAGCATCAATGCGAGTCCGAGGCCGATGATGAACTCGCCAATCACCGCTGCAACCGAATAGCGCAGCGTCAGCCATAGCGAGTGCCAGAACAGCGGTTCCGACATGATCTTCGCGAAATTCACAATCCCTGCGAAATGCAGATCAGGGCGGATCATTGTCATGGTGGAAAGCGAGATTGCCAGCGCATAAAACAGCGGAATCCCCATCACCAGCGCCAGCATGGCAAGGCCAGGCGCGGCAAAGCTCCAGCCGGCACGGATCCTGTTTCTTGCAATCACGCTCATGGAGCGCTCCTTCCAGGGGGTTATGGGGCCTCCGGACCCGGACGGGCCCGGAGGCAAACAGAGGTTACTTCGCGAGCAGTTCCTCAAGGCCTTTCGCCGAAGCCTCCAGCGCGGCCTCAGCCGTGGCATCGCCGCTTGCTGCCAGCGAGATCTGGGTGCCGATCACATCCTGATATTGCGGCGTGTAGGTAAAGATCGGGAAGCTTTTGCCGGATGCCACGATCTCCCCGGCCTGGGCATAGAAGGGGTATTTCGCCAGAACCGCAGCATCCTCGAAAGTGTCCGAGCGCACCGGCGCATGGCCTTCCAGTGCGCGCCTCGCCGAGATGTCTTTCGACTGCACCCAGGAGATAAAGGTCCAGGCCGCGTCTTTCTGCTCGTCGGGGATGTTCTTCGGGATGCCCCAGCCCCAGCCGCCGCTTTCGCCATGGCCGCCCGGCATCACCGAAATTGACAGCTTGCCCGCCGCATTCGGGCAGGTCTCTGCATTGTCGATCTGCGGCAACATCCACCAATAGGTGACCATCGAGAAGCTCTCGCCGGCGCACATCAGGCGCATCGTATCGTCAAGCGTGGCAGAAAGCGCGCCGGTCTGGGCCGCGTTTGCGATCATATCTGTGTAGAAGCCAAGCGCCTGCCGGCCTTTGTCAGAGTTCAGCACAACGCTGCCATCGGCGGCCAGATAGTCGCCCCCCGCCGCGAAGAGATAGTTGGAGAATTCCATCGAATTGGGGTCACCGCGCTGGCCCTGCATCGCGGCGCCGTTGACGCCGCCCTCGGCCTTCATAAATTTCGCGATGGCAACATAGTCTTCCAGCGTTGCGGGCGCCGCCAGCGCCTTGCCGGTTGCCGCCTGATATTTCGCGGCCAGATCCGCGATTTCAAGCAGATCGCTGCGATAGATCAGACCCATCGAGTAGTTGTACATCGGCAGGATCGGCATCGCCGCGTCAGTGCGGCCCAGCAGATCCAGCATGGCGGGAATAATGGGGGCCATGTCGAAGCCGGTCTTTGCGACATAGGGGTTCAGGTCTTCCAGCCAGCCGCCCGCCGGGAACTCCCCCGCCCAGAGAAAATCGACCGAAAGGAGGTTGTAGTAGCTTTCACCGCCGACAAGCTGTGCCACCAGCTTGTCATGCATATCGCCGTAACCAACCTTCTCGAACTCGACCCTGATGCCGGTTTCGGCCTCAAATTCGGGCAGCAGAGCCTCAATGATTTTTGTTTCGGGACGTCTTCCATCAGGGCGCGAAGCGTCACGCCATCGGCCAGTGCAGTGCTGGCCCAGAATGCGGCAGCAAGGCTGCCTGCGACAAGGAAAGCATTGGATTTCATCTTTTTTCCTCTCTGTTTTCGCAAATAGTCTTCTTGAGTGGACTTATTTAACCGAGCCGAATGACAGGCCCTGAACCAGGTATTTCTGGATGAATCTCACCGCGATCAGCAGCGGCAGAATGGCAAGCGAGACGCCGGCCGAAACCTGTGAGATCTGCACCCCGTTTGACGTTTGCAGCGCGGCAAGTGCCACCGGAACCGTGGCGGTTTTTGAGCCGCCGAGGATCAGCGCGAAAAGGAATTCATTCCAGGACAGGATGAACCCCAGCACAGCCGCCGCCATAATTCCTGGCGCGGCGACCGGTAGAACCACGCGCCAGAACGCGCCCCAGCGGGTGGCACCATCCGTCATGGCGGCACCCTCCAGATCCTCGGGGATCGACTCGAAAAACCCCATCAGGATCCAGGTCAGAAAAGGCAGGTTGATCGCGGAATAGACCAGCACGAGGCCGGTCAGCGAATTGGTGAGGCCGGCGACGCGGTACAGCATGAAAACCGGCAGCGCGAGCGCCACCGGCGGCAGCATCTGGCTTGCCAGCGTGGCGAAACGGGCAAAGCGCCCGCCGGTGCGGAACCGCGCAAAGGCATAGCCCGTCATGGCGGCCAGCGGCATCGTCAGCACCACCGAAAGCAGGGCGACAATCAGGGAATTCATGTAGTTGCGGCCGAAATTTTTCTCGGCAAACAGCGCCCGGTAATTGTCCAGCGTGACTGCGGGAAAAACCTCCCTCGAATAAGAGGCATGTTCCGGTACCAGCGAGGTACGAAACACCCAGAGGATCGGCAAAAGCACAATCAGGCAGGCAAGGATCAGCCCCAGATGCGACAACACCCGGCGCATCATGGCGTAGCCCGCCTGGGCCAGGCCTTGCCATCCGAACCACGGAAGAGATGCATCTGCGCCATATCGGCGTGCAGCGTGACCTGATCGCCGAATGCGGGCAGGAAATGGCGCCCGGTGCGCGCCGAAATCGCAACGCCTGCTTCCGTCTCGATGCCGATCAGATTTTCGGCGCCAAGCGCTTCGCGCACCACAACCTTGCCGGTGACCGGCAAGGTGCCGGCAGCGGGCTCAGACAGGATATCCTCGGCGCGCAGCCCCAGAATGGCCGGTTCCTGCGCGGCGCTTGCATAAAGCGTGGCCTGGGCCGGCGGCAGCGCGCCCTCAAGAGGCCCGGCTTTCAGCAAGACCTCTGTCCCATGTCCGGTCAGGCTGGCCGGGATGAGGTTCATCGCAGGTGAAGCAAGGAACTGCGCCACGAATGTATTGGCCGGGTTGGCGTAGACCTCAAGCGGTGGGCCGACCTGTTCGATATGGCCATCCCGCATGATACAGATGCGGTCACCCATCGTCATGGCTTCGACATGGTCATGGGTGACAAACACCATGGTCTTGCCAAGACGGCGATGCAGTTTCACCAGCTCCTGGCGCATCTCACCGCGCAGCTTGGCGTCGAGATTGGACAGTGGCTCATCCATCAGGAAGGCATCCGGCTCGCGCACCATGGCCCGTCCAAGCGCTACACGCTGGCGCTGGCCCCCTGAAAGCGCACCGGGCCGGCGGTCGAGGTAGGGTTCCAGCCCGAGGATTGCCGCGGCTTCGGCGATGCGTCTGTCCTGCTCTGCGACAGGTGTGCCGCGCATCTTCATGCCAAAGCGCATGTTTTCACGCACTGACATATGTGGGTAAAGGGCGTAGCTCTGGAACACCACGGCGACGTTGCGGTCCCGCGGCGCAAGCTCGGTCACGTCGCGCGTGCCAATCCGGATCCGTCCCGAGGTGATTTCCTCCAGCCCGGCGATCATTCTGAGCGTCGTGGATTTTCCGCAGCCCGAAGGCCCAGAAGCACCATAAACTCGCCTTCGCCGATGGTGAGGGAGACATCCCTGACCCCGAACACGCCACTGCCATAATCGCGGCTGATACTGTCGAGTGTGATCGCTGTCAAAAGAGCCTCATTCCCGGGCGTTTATGTGAAAGATGCGGGATCGGACATTACCGAACACGCGTGACGGAGGAGGGATCAGGTCGTGTAAACGCCGCCGGTCACGTTGATCGCCTGGCCGGTCATGAAGCGGGCCGCATCCGAGCAAAGGAAGACGACAACGCCTGCGACATCCTCTGGTGTCTCGATCCGGCCGAGCGGCGTCTGGCGGATGTAATCCTGCTCGACCTCATCGGGGGTCATGCCGCGCAGTTCGGCTTCCCAGAGGATCTCGCGCTCCTGCATAGAGGTACGCACAAAACCCGGGCAAACCGCATTCACCCGAATGCCCTTCGGCGCCAGTTCCCGGGCAAGGCCCTGGGTCCAGCCGACCACCGCGAATTTCGAGGCAGAGTAATGTGCCAGAAGAGGGGCGCCAATTTTGGCCGCCAGGGAGGCAGTGTTGACAATGACACCACGGCTTTGCCGCAGGAAATAGCGCGAAACGATCTGGTTTGTCAGAAAGACGCCGCGCGCATTCACATCCATATTGAAGTCCCAGTCATCGTCCGTCAGATCAACGGCCGCGCGCATGGTGGATACCCCGGCATTGGCGATGCAGATCTCGATTCCGCCAGCCAGTTCCAGCGCCTGGTCGAATGCAGCCTGAACCGAATCGCGTTCGCGCACATCTATTCTGACAGCATGATGACCAGCGCCGAGCGATGCCGCCGCAGCCTCTGCCGCCTCAAGGTTCAGGTCAGCAATCACCACCTGAATTCCCTGCGCTGCCAGCGCCTTCGCAATCGCAAACCCTATCCCGGTCGCAGCGCCGGTGACGAAGGCCCGCTTGCCGCCAAGGCCCGGGTGTTGCTGCTCGGCCAGCTGATCTGCACGCATTTGGAATCTCCCTTGATGGCAGAAATCAAACAAAACTTTCAGGCTGACGCAAGAATAATGTTTGAGTATGTTCGATTTTTGCGATTTATATGTTTTGATTTGATCGATCATGCGCCGCTCCGACCTTGTGGCGCAGCACTTGTGCAGGCAAAACATGGAAAGGCCGGGAGATTCCTGGCGCGATGTGATACGGGCCCGGGAATACGATACCCATACCCCGAAAAGGATCAGGCCAGGACATGATACGCCCGAACAGATGATTGCCACCGAACCCCCTGAGCCCGCACCCCACGGAGCATCAGCGCCACAGCCAGCGACCGGGATTGCCCGCGCCCCGGCTCAGGCCCGCATGGTCCGCATTCTTGAAAGGCTGAATGAAGGGGGCTCGGTTACGGTCACCGATCTGGCCCATGAATTCGGCGTCTCAGATATGACCGTGCGCCGCGACCTTGCGGAGCTTGAACGTGACGGCTTGCTGGAGCGCGTCCATGGTGGCGCCATCGGTCTGAGCCGCGGCCCGCTGACCGTGATCGATGATATAGAGCCCGCTTTCGAGGCCCGCGCCCGGCAGAATGCCGACCGTAAGGCCCGGATCGCTCTTGCCGCCGCGCGCCATGTGGCGGGTCGCAATGCGCTTGCCTTTGATCTGGGCACCACTGTTCTTGCCGCCGCGCGCGCGGTTGCTGCTGCGGGCCCGCAGCCACAGATGCGGGTGTTCACAAACAGCATGCGCGCCGGCCAGGCGATGGCCCGGGCCGGGCTTTCTGTCTATATGAGCGGCGGCGTGATCCGGGCCGAAGAAATGTCGCTGACCGGCACCGAGGCTGTTGACGGGTTTTCGCGCTATTATTTCGACGTCGCGCTGCTCGGTGCCTCCGGGATGACGGCCGAAGGTGTGTTTGACTACTCGCCCGAGGAAGCCGCCGTGAAGACGGTTTTCCTGCAGCGCTCGGCGAACGTGTGCTGCTGCTGGACAGCACAAAGTTCCGCCGGGTCTCCACGGTGCTGATCGCCTCCCTGGCGGAACTTTCCACCCTGATCACCGATGCGCCCCCACCCCCGGATCTGGCCTCTGTGCTGGAAGGGGCCGGGGTACGGGTGATCCTTGCCTGACCCGAAACCCTGCGCAGCGGATCTTCTGAATGACTGTCTTTCTCGGCCTTGATATCGGCACAACCTCGACCATCGGCATCCTCGCGGATACTGCGGGCAAAGTGCTGGCGCTCGCCTCGCGCCCT
The Gemmobacter sp. 24YEA27 DNA segment above includes these coding regions:
- a CDS encoding sugar ABC transporter permease, with product MSVIARNRIRAGWSFAAPGLAMLALVMGIPLFYALAISLSTMTMIRPDLHFAGIVNFAKIMSEPLFWHSLWLTLRYSVAAVIGEFIIGLGLALMLRQVFAMRGFYFAILTLPMAMSPVAVALIWRMLLQPNLGIINQSLAAMGLPMIDWLGDSSLALSTLISIDIWQQTSFVVLLLSAGLASLPREPYEAAEVDGAGPFQQFWYITLPLLRPVSAIAIVIQLINEFRTYDLIYVLTKGGPGVSTELLSFFAYKRAFQGLQVNEGSAAAFLLLLIILVITVFFFWLLERRKT
- a CDS encoding extracellular solute-binding protein, translating into MIEALLPEFEAETGIRVEFEKVGYGDMHDKLVAQLVGGESYYNLLSVDFLWAGEFPAGGWLEDLNPYVAKTGFDMAPIIPAMLDLLGRTDAAMPILPMYNYSMGLIYRSDLLEIADLAAKYQAATGKALAAPATLEDYVAIAKFMKAEGGVNGAAMQGQRGDPNSMEFSNYLFAAGGDYLAADGSVVLNSDKGRQALGFYTDMIANAAQTGALSATLDDTMRLMCAGESFSMVTYWWMLPQIDNAETCPNAAGKLSISVMPGGHGESGGWGWGIPKNIPDEQKDAAWTFISWVQSKDISARRALEGHAPVRSDTFEDAAVLAKYPFYAQAGEIVASGKSFPIFTYTPQYQDVIGTQISLAASGDATAEAALEASAKGLEELLAK
- a CDS encoding carbohydrate ABC transporter permease; amino-acid sequence: MMRRVLSHLGLILACLIVLLPILWVFRTSLVPEHASYSREVFPAVTLDNYRALFAEKNFGRNYMNSLIVALLSVVLTMPLAAMTGYAFARFRTGGRFARFATLASQMLPPVALALPVFMLYRVAGLTNSLTGLVLVYSAINLPFLTWILMGFFESIPEDLEGAAMTDGATRWGAFWRVVLPVAAPGIMAAAVLGFILSWNEFLFALILGGSKTATVPVALAALQTSNGVQISQVSAGVSLAILPLLIAVRFIQKYLVQGLSFGSVK
- a CDS encoding ATP-binding cassette domain-containing protein — encoded protein: MIAGLEEITSGRIRIGTRDVTELAPRDRNVAVVFQSYALYPHMSVRENMRFGMKMRGTPVAEQDRRIAEAAAILGLEPYLDRRPGALSGGQRQRVALGRAMVREPDAFLMDEPLSNLDAKLRGEMRQELVKLHRRLGKTMVFVTHDHVEAMTMGDRICIMRDGHIEQVGPPLEVYANPANTFVAQFLASPAMNLIPASLTGHGTEVLLKAGPLEGALPPAQATLYASAAQEPAILGLRAEDILSEPAAGTLPVTGKVVVREALGAENLIGIETEAGVAISARTGRHFLPAFGDQVTLHADMAQMHLFRGSDGKAWPRRATP
- a CDS encoding SDR family NAD(P)-dependent oxidoreductase, with product MRADQLAEQQHPGLGGKRAFVTGAATGIGFAIAKALAAQGIQVVIADLNLEAAEAAAASLGAGHHAVRIDVRERDSVQAAFDQALELAGGIEICIANAGVSTMRAAVDLTDDDWDFNMDVNARGVFLTNQIVSRYFLRQSRGVIVNTASLAAKIGAPLLAHYSASKFAVVGWTQGLARELAPKGIRVNAVCPGFVRTSMQEREILWEAELRGMTPDEVEQDYIRQTPLGRIETPEDVAGVVVFLCSDAARFMTGQAINVTGGVYTT
- a CDS encoding DeoR/GlpR family DNA-binding transcription regulator translates to MVRILERLNEGGSVTVTDLAHEFGVSDMTVRRDLAELERDGLLERVHGGAIGLSRGPLTVIDDIEPAFEARARQNADRKARIALAAARHVAGRNALAFDLGTTVLAAARAVAAAGPQPQMRVFTNSMRAGQAMARAGLSVYMSGGVIRAEEMSLTGTEAVDGFSRYYFDVALLGASGMTAEGVFDYSPEEAAVKTVFLQRSANVCCCWTAQSSAGSPRC